A single region of the Geobacillus subterraneus genome encodes:
- a CDS encoding IS630 family transposase, whose product MITKETEDAVLLYIDETHIRSYHVLQSTWSEVGRQKQVPTFGHHAHASRFGAVNIHDGETVLHQTTAANAATFLNFLRMLKERYPDRLIVLVLDHARIHHANMVKEFLREEGQCFHFLSLPPYSPQLNPIERLWKWLKDTVIANVFHKHRNDIVQTFVFACYPPYVHAYITNDILLF is encoded by the coding sequence TTGATCACCAAGGAGACAGAAGATGCTGTTCTTCTGTACATCGATGAAACCCATATCCGCTCTTACCATGTCTTGCAGTCCACATGGTCAGAAGTCGGCCGCCAAAAACAAGTGCCGACGTTCGGCCATCATGCCCACGCATCGCGGTTTGGCGCGGTCAACATCCACGATGGCGAAACGGTGCTTCATCAAACGACTGCTGCCAATGCCGCGACGTTCTTGAATTTCTTGAGAATGCTCAAAGAGCGCTATCCAGACCGTCTCATCGTCTTGGTGTTGGATCACGCCCGCATTCACCATGCCAACATGGTCAAGGAGTTTTTGCGGGAAGAAGGGCAGTGTTTTCACTTTCTTTCCCTTCCTCCCTATTCGCCACAGCTGAACCCGATCGAACGCTTGTGGAAATGGCTGAAAGACACCGTGATCGCCAATGTGTTTCACAAACATCGAAACGATATCGTCCAGACCTTTGTTTTTGCGTGTTACCCGCCGTATGTACATGCCTACATTACAAACGATATTCTGCTATTTTAA
- a CDS encoding Crp/Fnr family transcriptional regulator, with protein MDHVSVELRELLAAIYRTISVKKGTYLFQEGEKADELYYIQSGKIQISKTNMDGQELTLRICSQGDLIGELTLFCPGARYMLTAKVLEDGVVSAIPRERLEQELANNPKLAIEFMKWMSLHFRKTQTKFRDLILHGKKGALYSTLIRLCNSYGVMKEDGILIDLPLTNQELANFCGTAREVVNRMLGDLRKKGVISVQKGKIRVHHLQYLRDEIACEGCPPELCSID; from the coding sequence ATGGATCATGTATCTGTAGAACTGCGGGAGTTGCTGGCAGCGATTTACCGCACGATTTCGGTCAAAAAAGGAACGTACTTGTTTCAAGAAGGGGAAAAAGCAGACGAACTTTACTATATTCAATCAGGCAAAATTCAAATTAGCAAGACGAATATGGATGGGCAGGAGCTGACGCTGCGCATTTGCAGCCAAGGCGATTTGATCGGCGAGCTGACGCTCTTTTGCCCCGGCGCCCGCTACATGTTGACGGCGAAAGTGCTGGAAGACGGCGTCGTTTCCGCCATTCCGCGCGAAAGGCTCGAACAAGAGCTCGCCAACAACCCGAAACTGGCGATTGAGTTTATGAAATGGATGAGCCTCCATTTCCGCAAAACGCAAACGAAATTCCGCGATTTGATTTTACATGGCAAAAAAGGGGCGCTCTATTCCACGCTCATCCGCCTTTGCAACAGCTACGGCGTGATGAAAGAAGACGGCATTTTGATCGACCTGCCTCTTACGAACCAAGAGCTTGCCAACTTTTGCGGCACCGCCCGCGAAGTCGTCAACCGCATGCTCGGCGACTTGCGGAAAAAAGGCGTCATCTCCGTGCAAAAAGGAAAAATTCGCGTTCACCATTTGCAATACTTGCGCGATGAGATCGCCTGCGAAGGCTGCCCGCCCGAGCTGTGCAGCATTGACTGA
- the argC gene encoding N-acetyl-gamma-glutamyl-phosphate reductase, with amino-acid sequence MKVAIIGATGYSGAELFRLLHGHPHVSRCDVFSSSQDGVHVSESFPHVGSVDGAVLHKLEIEALSRYDAVFFATPPGVSGEWAPALVDRGVKVIDLSGDFRLKDGAVYAQWYGREAAPSAYLERAVYGLTEWNREAVRGAVLLSNPGCYPTATLLGLAPLVKEGLIKEDSIIVDAKSGVSGAGRKAGLGTHFSEVNENVKIYKVNVHQHIPEIEQTLQTWNEAMEPITFSTHLIPMTRGIMATIYAKAKQPISPNDLVDLYKTSYEGSPFIRVRKAGQFPATKEVYGSNYCDIGLAYDERTGRVTVVSVIDNLMKGAAGQAVQNFNLIMGWDEAAGLRSLPIYP; translated from the coding sequence ATGAAAGTGGCAATCATCGGGGCGACGGGGTACAGCGGCGCGGAGTTGTTCCGCTTGTTGCACGGGCATCCGCATGTGAGCCGCTGCGACGTTTTCTCGTCGTCGCAGGACGGGGTTCATGTATCGGAAAGTTTCCCGCACGTCGGTTCGGTCGATGGTGCGGTGTTGCATAAACTTGAAATCGAGGCGCTTTCCCGTTACGATGCGGTCTTTTTCGCCACGCCGCCCGGGGTGTCGGGGGAGTGGGCGCCGGCGCTCGTGGATCGGGGAGTGAAAGTGATCGATTTATCGGGCGATTTCCGGTTGAAAGACGGCGCGGTGTACGCACAATGGTATGGGCGCGAGGCGGCGCCATCTGCGTATTTAGAGCGGGCGGTGTACGGATTGACCGAGTGGAACCGCGAGGCGGTGCGCGGAGCCGTGCTCCTATCCAATCCGGGCTGCTATCCGACAGCGACGCTGCTTGGCTTGGCGCCGCTTGTCAAAGAAGGATTAATTAAGGAAGACTCGATCATCGTGGACGCCAAATCGGGCGTATCGGGCGCGGGGCGGAAAGCAGGGCTTGGGACGCATTTTTCCGAAGTGAACGAAAACGTGAAAATTTATAAAGTGAACGTCCATCAGCACATTCCGGAAATTGAGCAAACGCTGCAAACGTGGAATGAAGCGATGGAGCCGATTACGTTCAGCACCCATTTGATTCCGATGACACGGGGCATTATGGCGACGATCTATGCGAAGGCGAAACAACCGATTTCGCCAAACGACTTGGTAGATTTATATAAAACAAGTTATGAAGGTTCGCCGTTTATCCGCGTTCGCAAGGCCGGGCAATTTCCGGCGACGAAAGAAGTGTACGGCTCAAATTATTGCGACATCGGCCTCGCCTACGATGAACGGACGGGACGGGTGACGGTCGTGTCGGTGATCGATAACTTAATGAAAGGTGCTGCCGGGCAGGCGGTGCAAAACTTCAATTTGATAATGGGGTGGGATGAGGCAGCGGGCCTCCGATCCTTGCCGATCTATCCGTGA
- the argJ gene encoding bifunctional ornithine acetyltransferase/N-acetylglutamate synthase: MTITKQTGQVTAVADGTVVTPKGFQAAGVNAGLRYSKKDLGVILCDVPASAAAVYTQSHFQAAPLKVTQASLAVEQKLQAVIVNSACANACTGAQGLKDAYEMRELCAKQFGLALHHVAVASTGVIGEYLPMEKIRAGIEKLVPGATMADAEAFQTAILTTDTVMKRACYQTTVDGKTVTVGGAAKGSGMIHPNMATMLAFITTDANISSAVLHDALRSITDVSFNQITVDGDTSTNDMVVVMASGLAGNDELTPDHPEWEHFYEALRKTCEDLAKQIAKDGEGATKLIEVRVRGAKTDDEAKKVAKQIVGSNLVKTAVYGADANWGRIIGAIGYSDADVNPDNVDVAIGPIVMLKGSEPQPFSEEEAAAYLQNEMIVIDVDLHIGDGFGIAWGCDLTYDYVKINASYRT; encoded by the coding sequence ATGACGATCACAAAACAAACGGGGCAAGTAACGGCGGTCGCCGATGGAACGGTCGTCACGCCGAAAGGATTTCAAGCGGCCGGGGTGAATGCCGGGCTGCGCTATTCGAAAAAAGATTTAGGGGTTATTCTATGCGACGTGCCAGCTTCAGCCGCCGCTGTGTATACCCAAAGCCATTTCCAGGCGGCGCCGCTCAAAGTGACGCAGGCGAGCCTCGCTGTAGAACAAAAATTGCAGGCGGTCATCGTCAACAGCGCGTGCGCGAACGCCTGCACCGGTGCGCAAGGGCTCAAGGACGCCTATGAAATGCGCGAGCTGTGCGCGAAACAGTTTGGCCTGGCGCTGCACCATGTGGCCGTCGCTTCAACGGGCGTGATCGGGGAATATTTGCCGATGGAGAAAATTCGCGCGGGCATCGAAAAGCTTGTTCCAGGGGCGACGATGGCGGATGCTGAAGCGTTTCAAACGGCGATTTTAACGACGGATACGGTGATGAAGCGCGCCTGTTACCAAACGACCGTCGATGGGAAAACGGTCACCGTCGGCGGGGCGGCGAAAGGATCGGGGATGATTCATCCGAACATGGCGACGATGCTTGCGTTCATTACGACCGATGCCAACATTTCTTCGGCGGTGCTGCATGATGCGCTCCGGTCGATTACCGATGTATCGTTCAATCAAATTACCGTCGATGGCGATACGTCGACAAACGATATGGTCGTCGTCATGGCGAGCGGCTTGGCCGGAAACGATGAACTGACGCCGGATCATCCGGAGTGGGAACACTTTTATGAGGCGTTGCGGAAAACGTGCGAAGACTTGGCGAAACAGATCGCAAAAGACGGCGAAGGGGCGACGAAGCTCATTGAAGTGCGCGTGCGCGGCGCGAAAACGGACGATGAGGCGAAAAAAGTCGCGAAGCAAATCGTTGGCTCCAACTTAGTGAAAACGGCTGTTTACGGCGCAGACGCCAACTGGGGGCGGATCATCGGCGCGATCGGTTATTCGGATGCCGACGTGAACCCGGACAACGTTGATGTCGCCATCGGGCCGATCGTGATGCTGAAAGGAAGTGAGCCGCAGCCGTTCTCGGAGGAGGAAGCGGCCGCCTACTTGCAAAATGAAATGATCGTCATCGATGTCGATCTTCATATCGGCGATGGCTTTGGGATTGCTTGGGGCTGCGACTTGACGTACGATTATGTAAAAATTAATGCCAGCTACCGGACGTAA
- the argB gene encoding acetylglutamate kinase, with amino-acid sequence MNKTVVIKCGGSVLDELSPAFFASVRTMREQGMDVVIVHGGGPEIGQMLKKLAVPSEFVNGLRKTTKEVLAVVEMVLSGKVNKQLVAMLRQHGLPAVGVSGVDGGLLEAEPIDFAKLGYVGRVKTVRSQLLRTLLAAGYIPVISPLGIDQNGQTYNINADTAAGAVAAAIGASQLAFVTNVPGILRDGALVAEATAETIERLIEDGVITGGMIPKVKAALSALSDALPEVMIVSGKTTFYQNGTWHGTTIRKEVGVYL; translated from the coding sequence ATGAACAAAACGGTCGTCATCAAATGCGGCGGCAGCGTGCTTGATGAGCTGTCCCCTGCCTTTTTTGCCAGCGTCAGAACGATGCGGGAACAAGGGATGGATGTCGTCATCGTCCACGGCGGCGGGCCGGAAATCGGGCAAATGTTGAAAAAACTGGCGGTGCCGAGCGAGTTTGTCAACGGCTTGCGGAAAACGACGAAAGAGGTGCTTGCCGTTGTGGAAATGGTGCTCTCCGGCAAAGTGAACAAACAGCTTGTCGCGATGCTCAGGCAGCACGGTTTGCCCGCGGTCGGTGTTTCCGGCGTGGACGGGGGGCTGCTCGAAGCTGAACCGATTGACTTTGCTAAACTTGGCTATGTCGGCCGTGTGAAAACCGTTCGTTCCCAGCTGTTGCGCACGCTGCTTGCGGCGGGCTACATCCCGGTCATTTCCCCGCTTGGCATCGATCAAAACGGGCAAACATACAACATTAACGCCGACACGGCGGCTGGGGCGGTCGCAGCGGCCATCGGCGCCAGCCAGCTCGCGTTTGTGACGAACGTGCCCGGCATTTTGCGAGACGGCGCGCTCGTGGCCGAGGCGACGGCGGAAACGATTGAACGACTGATCGAAGACGGCGTCATCACGGGCGGGATGATTCCGAAAGTGAAAGCAGCGCTCTCCGCCTTGTCCGATGCGCTGCCCGAGGTGATGATCGTCAGCGGCAAAACGACGTTTTACCAGAACGGAACATGGCACGGCACAACGATTCGCAAAGAAGTGGGGGTATATTTATGA